In Apium graveolens cultivar Ventura chromosome 10, ASM990537v1, whole genome shotgun sequence, the following are encoded in one genomic region:
- the LOC141689054 gene encoding MADS-box protein SOC1-like, with protein sequence MVRGKTQMRRIENATSRQVTFSKRRNGLLKKAFELSVLCDAEVALIIFSTRGKLFEFASSSMHDMIERYRKCTKDVHTNKTPAVQDIQHLKLETTCLAKKIELLEVAKRKLLGEGLGSCTLEELQQVEQQLEKSVCTIRDRKMQVYNEQIEQLKEKEKTLAADNAILSAKCKLQPTQESNEDKEYSPSTETENSDVETELYIGLGKKISSMEM encoded by the exons ATGGTCCGGGGAAAGACACAGATGAGGAGGATAGAGAACGCCACAAGCAGGCAAGTGACCTTCTCGAAACGGCGAAACGGACTGCTAAAGAAAGCTTTTGAGCTTTCTGTTCTTTGTGATGCTGAGGTTGCTTTGATTATCTTCTCTACCAGAGGCAAGCTTTTTGAATTTGCCAGTTCAAg CATGCATGACATGATAGAGCGCTATAGGAAGTGCACAAAAGATGTTCACACTAACAAGACACCTGCCGTGCAGGACATTCAG CATTTGAAGCTTGAAACAACATGTTTGGCAAAGAAGATAGAGCTTCTTGAAGTTGCTAAGCG TAAGCTATTGGGAGAAGGTCTGGGGTCATGCACCCTAGAAGAACTGCAGCAGGTTGAACAACAATTAGAGAAGAGTGTATGCACCATAAGAGATAGAAAG ATGCAGGTCTACAATGAACAAATTGAGCAGCTTAAAGAAAAG GAGAAGACCCTGGCAGCAGATAATGCCATCTTATCTGCAAAG TGTAAACTTCAACCAACACAAGAATCAAACGAAGACAAAGAATACTCGCCCTCAACCGAGACCGAAAATTCGGATGTGGAAACTGAACTCTACATTGGACTCGGAAAGAAGATATCAAGTATGGAAATGTAA